The Azospirillum baldaniorum genome contains a region encoding:
- the infC gene encoding translation initiation factor IF-3, with protein MPSEAAPTRDGPRVNREITARSIRLVGADGEMVGVVSLRDALLAAEDAGLDLVEIAPQAEPPVCKILDYGKYKYEAQKKAAEARKKQKIIEVKEIKLRPNIDDNDYDVKMRSARRFLEEGDKVKVTMRFRGREMAHQDLGMNVLVRVRDELDELAKVEQMPKLEGRQMVMVLAPR; from the coding sequence ATACCGTCCGAAGCCGCTCCGACCCGCGATGGACCGCGGGTAAACCGGGAGATCACGGCTCGCTCGATCCGTCTCGTCGGTGCCGACGGCGAGATGGTGGGCGTCGTTTCGCTGCGCGATGCGCTGCTGGCCGCTGAGGATGCGGGCCTCGACCTCGTCGAGATCGCCCCCCAGGCGGAGCCTCCTGTCTGCAAGATCCTCGACTATGGCAAGTACAAGTACGAGGCGCAGAAGAAGGCCGCCGAGGCGCGCAAGAAGCAGAAGATCATCGAGGTGAAGGAGATCAAGCTCCGACCCAACATCGATGACAACGACTACGACGTGAAGATGCGCTCGGCCCGCCGCTTCCTTGAGGAAGGCGACAAGGTCAAGGTGACCATGCGCTTCCGCGGGCGCGAGATGGCGCACCAGGATCTTGGCATGAACGTGCTGGTCCGCGTGCGCGACGAGTTGGACGAACTGGCGAAGGTCGAGCAGATGCCCAAGCTCGAAGGCCGCCAGATGGTCATGGTCCTCGCGCCGAGGTGA
- a CDS encoding transglycosylase domain-containing protein, with protein sequence MPRPSLFRRAALALTLALPLLSGLSAPPPAQAMELFGDEFRTVDDVLAYNRGHGVRFLDRQGRFIGSIGETYGDTLTLERMPKHLIQALIAKEDRRYLEHDGIDFQGLARALAVAVTSGRFSQGGSTLTQQTMKLIFLNRYNRWSRKAYELYSASDFEEQLGKKNVLYLYLNRAYFGFGAYGVDAAARVFFGKPAGKLSLKESAMLIGALPAPSRLNPFADLEKAEAKAALVLDAMADAGFITERTAEQTKRQRPMLAAANKAAVLSTGHFRETAKARFDRFAADRYGGDLPGPTFTARTTLDRDLQGAALRSVETTLKRHAKGLGDAEVALVALDGDGAILAMIGGRDAAARRDHFNRALQARRQPGSAFKLFVFLAALERGLTPDSRVDGSRMEFTDGRAIRNFDNRYPSSVTLADAFAHSTNTASARLTRGHAEEIAAAARRLGVESPLEPDLGLALGVSEVSLLEITQAYAAVANGGNKVNGHLFQRIGDPAGRTIYSYTPPKAERVIDPQISATLKAMLGEVMRDGTGKTARLPEALAKSGAGGKTGTTNDYRDAWFIGFADGVAGRGLTVGVWVGNDGNTPMKGVTGGSVPAEIWRRFMVEAARVKG encoded by the coding sequence ATGCCCCGACCATCCCTGTTCCGCCGCGCCGCCCTGGCTCTGACGCTCGCGCTGCCGCTGTTGTCCGGCCTGTCCGCGCCGCCCCCTGCCCAGGCGATGGAGCTGTTCGGGGACGAGTTCCGCACCGTCGACGACGTGTTGGCCTACAACCGCGGCCACGGCGTGCGCTTCCTCGACCGGCAAGGGCGCTTCATCGGCTCCATCGGCGAGACGTACGGTGATACGCTGACGTTGGAGAGGATGCCGAAGCACCTGATCCAGGCGCTGATCGCCAAAGAGGACCGGCGCTATCTGGAGCATGATGGCATCGATTTCCAGGGTCTGGCCCGCGCGCTGGCGGTGGCGGTGACGTCCGGCCGCTTCAGCCAGGGCGGCAGCACGCTGACCCAGCAGACGATGAAGCTGATCTTCCTCAACCGCTACAACCGCTGGTCCCGCAAGGCGTACGAGCTGTACAGCGCCAGCGATTTCGAGGAACAGCTCGGCAAGAAGAACGTCCTGTATCTGTACCTCAACCGCGCCTATTTCGGTTTCGGCGCGTACGGGGTGGACGCCGCCGCCCGCGTCTTCTTCGGCAAGCCGGCGGGCAAGCTGTCGCTGAAGGAGTCGGCGATGCTCATCGGCGCGCTGCCCGCCCCCTCCCGCCTGAACCCCTTCGCCGATCTGGAGAAGGCGGAGGCCAAGGCCGCGCTGGTGCTCGACGCCATGGCCGACGCGGGCTTCATCACCGAACGCACGGCGGAGCAGACCAAGCGCCAGCGCCCGATGCTGGCCGCGGCCAACAAGGCGGCGGTCCTGTCCACCGGCCACTTTCGCGAGACGGCCAAGGCCCGCTTCGACCGTTTCGCCGCCGACCGCTACGGCGGCGATCTTCCAGGGCCGACCTTCACCGCGCGCACCACGCTTGACCGCGATCTTCAGGGCGCCGCCCTGCGCAGCGTGGAAACCACCCTGAAGCGCCACGCCAAGGGCCTGGGCGACGCGGAGGTCGCCCTGGTCGCTCTGGACGGCGACGGGGCGATCCTGGCGATGATCGGCGGGCGCGACGCGGCGGCCCGGCGCGACCATTTCAACCGCGCGCTCCAAGCCCGCCGCCAACCCGGCTCGGCCTTCAAGCTGTTCGTCTTCCTGGCGGCCCTGGAGCGCGGACTGACCCCGGACTCCCGTGTCGACGGCTCGCGCATGGAGTTCACCGACGGGCGGGCCATCCGCAACTTCGACAACCGCTACCCGTCCTCGGTGACGCTGGCCGATGCCTTCGCCCATTCCACCAACACGGCCTCGGCCCGCCTGACCCGCGGCCATGCGGAGGAGATCGCCGCCGCCGCCCGCCGTCTCGGCGTCGAGTCGCCGCTGGAGCCGGATCTCGGCCTTGCGCTGGGGGTCAGCGAGGTGTCGCTTCTGGAGATCACCCAGGCCTACGCGGCGGTGGCCAACGGCGGCAACAAGGTCAATGGCCATCTGTTCCAGCGCATCGGCGATCCCGCCGGGCGGACGATCTACAGCTACACGCCGCCGAAGGCGGAACGGGTGATCGACCCGCAAATCTCGGCCACCCTGAAAGCGATGCTGGGCGAGGTGATGCGGGACGGCACGGGCAAGACGGCCCGCCTGCCGGAGGCGCTCGCCAAGAGCGGGGCGGGCGGCAAGACCGGCACCACCAACGATTACCGGGACGCCTGGTTCATCGGCTTCGCCGACGGCGTGGCCGGGCGCGGCCTGACGGTGGGGGTGTGGGTCGGCAACGACGGCAACACGCCGATGAAGGGAGTGACCGGCGGCTCCGTCCCGGCGGAAATCTGGCGCCGCTTCATGGTCGAGGCGGCCCGGGTGAAGGGTTAG
- a CDS encoding ribbon-helix-helix domain-containing protein codes for MAGRQGNKEGPVLVCRNVKVSGRRTSLRMEPYIWDSLKEICEREGLTLNDICTQIDQRRGEANLTASIRVFIVSYFRNAIGSRGFSEDGPSSILRKAMDDAIPPFD; via the coding sequence ATGGCGGGCAGACAGGGGAACAAGGAAGGGCCGGTCCTGGTCTGTCGCAATGTCAAGGTTTCGGGCCGACGCACCAGTCTTCGGATGGAGCCCTACATTTGGGACTCCTTGAAGGAAATCTGTGAGCGTGAGGGGCTGACGCTGAACGACATCTGCACCCAGATCGATCAAAGGCGCGGGGAGGCGAATTTGACCGCCTCGATCCGCGTCTTCATTGTCAGTTATTTCCGCAACGCCATCGGAAGCCGCGGCTTCTCCGAAGACGGACCGTCCAGCATTCTGCGCAAGGCGATGGACGACGCCATCCCGCCCTTCGATTGA
- a CDS encoding TIGR01459 family HAD-type hydrolase encodes MTDIVQLSGIAPVIDRYDGVILDLWGVLHDGERPYPGVPECLDRLRAAGKVICLLSNAPRRTGGVIAKLDGMGIGRDRYHHVMTSGEAAYDALRDRDDPWHAALGRRLYHIGPDRDMDVYEGLDYTLAASPDEADFVVNTGIVDFGESLSVYEPALEACRRRNLPMVCANPDLIVMVGEQMVICAGTLAQRYEEMGGDVFWHGKPHAPVYDRCLSLMGIKDKGRILAVGDSLRTDVAGANAAGVDVALVTFGIHREELGGAWGEAVDPAKLAAAAAASGHQPTYSLPSLRW; translated from the coding sequence ATGACCGACATCGTCCAGCTTTCCGGCATCGCCCCCGTCATCGACCGTTACGACGGGGTCATCCTCGACCTGTGGGGCGTCCTGCACGACGGCGAGCGGCCCTATCCCGGCGTGCCCGAGTGCCTGGACCGGCTGCGCGCGGCGGGCAAGGTGATCTGCCTGCTGTCCAACGCGCCGCGCCGCACCGGCGGCGTCATCGCCAAGCTGGATGGCATGGGGATCGGGCGGGATCGCTATCACCACGTCATGACCTCGGGCGAGGCCGCCTACGACGCGCTGCGCGACCGCGACGACCCGTGGCACGCCGCTCTGGGCCGGCGGCTGTACCACATCGGTCCGGACCGCGACATGGACGTGTATGAGGGTCTGGACTACACGCTCGCGGCGTCGCCGGACGAGGCCGATTTCGTCGTGAACACCGGCATCGTCGACTTCGGGGAGTCGCTGTCGGTCTACGAACCGGCGCTGGAGGCCTGCCGCCGCCGCAACCTGCCGATGGTCTGCGCCAACCCCGACCTGATCGTGATGGTCGGCGAGCAGATGGTCATCTGCGCCGGCACGCTGGCCCAGCGTTACGAGGAGATGGGCGGCGACGTCTTCTGGCATGGCAAGCCGCACGCCCCGGTCTATGACCGCTGCCTGTCGCTGATGGGCATCAAGGACAAGGGGCGCATCCTGGCGGTGGGCGACAGCCTGCGCACCGACGTGGCCGGGGCCAACGCCGCCGGGGTCGACGTGGCGCTGGTCACCTTCGGCATTCATCGCGAAGAGTTGGGCGGGGCCTGGGGCGAGGCGGTCGATCCGGCCAAGCTGGCCGCCGCCGCCGCGGCATCCGGCCACCAGCCGACCTACAGTCTGCCCAGCCTGCGCTGGTGA
- a CDS encoding glycosyltransferase family 4 protein has protein sequence MDVESQLSTGEDPRNPANAFAKGAFAAAGRRPVVLQVLPALVTGGAERGCIDVALALAQAGALPLVASEGGPMAAELDRAGIRHITLPLASKNPLVIRRNARKLEAIIRENGVDIVHARSRAPAWSAWLACQKTGARYMTTFHAPYNYKNGLKRWYNSVMARGERIIAISGFIRRHILENYAVDPAVIRTIHRGIDPLSFAPERVSSARMIQLAQKWRLPDDKPVILLPGRLTRWKGQTVLIDALAKLGRKDVCALLVGSDQGRTGYRQELEEQVRRAGLEGVVTMTDHCNDMAAAYRLSTVVVSASQEPEAFGRVIVEAQAMGRPVIVSAIGAYQETVIPGETAWVVPPADPDALAKALDEALSLTTEQRDAIGARARAFVAERYTKQRMCADTLAVYAELLAEPKHAAKGR, from the coding sequence ATGGACGTCGAATCCCAGCTTAGCACCGGCGAGGACCCGCGCAACCCGGCCAACGCCTTCGCGAAGGGCGCCTTCGCGGCCGCCGGCCGCCGGCCCGTCGTTCTTCAGGTGCTGCCGGCGCTGGTCACCGGCGGGGCCGAACGCGGCTGCATCGATGTGGCGCTGGCGCTGGCCCAGGCCGGGGCGCTGCCGCTGGTGGCGTCCGAAGGCGGGCCGATGGCGGCGGAGCTGGACCGCGCCGGCATCCGCCACATCACCCTGCCGCTGGCCTCCAAGAACCCGCTGGTCATCCGCCGCAACGCGCGCAAGCTGGAGGCGATCATCCGGGAGAACGGGGTGGACATCGTGCACGCCCGCTCCCGCGCCCCGGCCTGGAGCGCCTGGCTGGCCTGCCAGAAGACCGGCGCGCGCTACATGACCACCTTCCACGCCCCGTACAATTACAAGAACGGGCTGAAGCGCTGGTACAATTCGGTGATGGCGCGGGGCGAACGGATCATCGCCATCTCCGGCTTCATCCGCCGCCACATCCTGGAGAACTACGCGGTCGATCCGGCGGTCATCCGCACCATCCACCGCGGCATCGACCCGCTGTCCTTCGCGCCGGAGCGTGTCAGCTCCGCCCGGATGATCCAACTCGCCCAGAAATGGCGACTGCCCGACGACAAGCCGGTGATCCTGCTGCCCGGCCGCCTGACCCGCTGGAAGGGCCAGACGGTGCTGATCGACGCGCTGGCGAAGCTGGGGCGCAAGGACGTCTGCGCGCTGCTCGTCGGGTCCGACCAGGGCCGCACCGGTTACCGGCAGGAGTTGGAGGAGCAGGTGCGCCGCGCCGGGCTGGAGGGCGTCGTCACGATGACCGACCATTGCAACGACATGGCCGCCGCCTACCGACTGTCCACCGTCGTCGTCTCCGCCTCGCAGGAGCCGGAAGCCTTCGGGCGGGTGATCGTCGAAGCCCAGGCCATGGGACGCCCGGTGATCGTGTCCGCCATCGGCGCCTACCAGGAGACGGTGATTCCCGGCGAGACCGCCTGGGTGGTGCCGCCCGCCGATCCCGACGCGCTGGCCAAGGCGCTGGACGAGGCGCTGTCCCTGACGACGGAGCAGCGCGACGCCATCGGCGCGCGCGCCCGCGCCTTCGTCGCCGAGCGCTACACCAAGCAGCGCATGTGCGCCGACACGCTGGCCGTCTATGCGGAGCTTCTCGCCGAGCCCAAACACGCCGCAAAAGGCCGCTGA
- a CDS encoding alpha/beta hydrolase, which yields MTEPAAGPVPSPGGAHHSLKRGAATIAYRHTPGRDPEGLAPGVMFLGGFMSDMTGTKALALEEWAAGEGLSFTRFDYQGHGASSGRFDEGTIGLWADDALAVLDRVTVGPQILVGSSMGGWMMMLTALRRPERVAGLVGIAAAPDFTEDLMWDLFDEPVRREILEAGRWLRPSYYGPEPQPITRALIEDGRNHLLLRQPIAFDKPVRLLHGMADPDVPWQVSLTLADRLTSADVRVTLVKDGDHRLSREQDIDLLCRTVGDLVRGLA from the coding sequence ATGACCGAACCCGCAGCCGGCCCCGTCCCGTCGCCGGGCGGCGCGCACCATAGCCTGAAGCGCGGCGCCGCGACCATAGCCTATCGTCACACCCCGGGCCGCGACCCGGAAGGGCTGGCCCCCGGCGTGATGTTCCTCGGCGGCTTCATGTCCGACATGACCGGCACCAAGGCGTTGGCCCTGGAGGAATGGGCGGCGGGCGAGGGGCTGTCCTTCACCCGTTTCGACTATCAGGGGCATGGCGCCTCCAGCGGACGGTTCGACGAGGGCACCATCGGGCTGTGGGCCGACGACGCGCTGGCCGTCCTGGACCGCGTGACGGTGGGGCCGCAGATCCTCGTCGGCTCCTCCATGGGCGGCTGGATGATGATGCTGACCGCCCTGCGCCGTCCGGAGCGGGTGGCCGGCTTGGTCGGCATCGCCGCCGCCCCAGACTTCACCGAGGATCTGATGTGGGACCTCTTCGATGAGCCTGTCCGCCGCGAGATCCTGGAGGCGGGCCGCTGGCTTCGCCCCTCCTACTACGGGCCGGAGCCGCAGCCGATCACCCGCGCCCTGATCGAGGACGGGCGCAACCACCTGCTGCTGCGCCAGCCGATCGCCTTCGACAAGCCGGTGCGCCTGCTGCACGGCATGGCCGACCCGGATGTGCCCTGGCAGGTCAGCCTGACCCTGGCCGATCGCCTGACCAGCGCGGACGTGCGGGTGACGCTGGTGAAGGACGGCGACCATCGCCTGTCACGCGAGCAGGACATCGACCTGCTGTGCCGCACGGTGGGCGATCTGGTCCGCGGCTTGGCCTGA
- a CDS encoding recombinase family protein, with protein MTRPPTVRCAIYTRKSSDEGLEQSFNSLDAQREACAAYIASQAHEGWRLTGPSYDDGGFSGGSMERPGLQRLLADLGQGRIDVVIVYKVDRLTRSLADFARIVEILDARGASFVSVTQHFNTTSSMGRLTLNVLLSFAQFEREVTGERIRDKVAASRRKGMWMGGTPPLGYDVRDRKLVVNDEEAERVRLIFERYGDLRSVKQLVADLRTRGITSKRWTTQAGGTRGGGPYGRGNLYKLLRNRVYLGEAVHKGTPYPGEHAAIVPQELWERVQAILETNRVERENRPRVAGRPLLTGLIVDDRGNMMSPSHCLKKGRRYRYYTSQAVLQHRPETAGTLTRVSAPAIEQLVEDRLCALMAGAGRRDWERLTVQEKARRLAVLVRRIEVGAERVRITLPHGDGVDPGNALRLMQRGESLIEDVDERILEIPARLKTWGGRRVIVGPDGQDLTARPRVDEALVKALARAHRWCRRLASGQVASVSDLATEAGCTKAYIRQILRLAFLAPDLVDAILRGEQPRRLTLATMLETDIPLAWNEQRRLLGFPSR; from the coding sequence ATGACACGGCCCCCGACCGTCCGCTGCGCCATCTACACGCGCAAATCCTCCGACGAAGGACTGGAGCAGTCCTTCAACTCACTCGACGCCCAGCGCGAGGCCTGCGCCGCCTACATCGCCAGCCAGGCGCACGAGGGCTGGCGGCTCACCGGTCCGTCCTACGACGACGGCGGCTTCTCCGGCGGCTCCATGGAGCGCCCCGGCCTGCAGCGCCTGCTCGCCGACCTCGGCCAGGGACGCATCGACGTGGTGATCGTCTACAAGGTCGACCGGCTCACCCGCTCGCTCGCCGATTTCGCCCGCATCGTCGAGATCCTCGACGCCCGGGGCGCTTCCTTCGTCTCGGTGACGCAGCACTTCAACACCACCTCCTCGATGGGCCGGCTCACCCTCAACGTGCTGCTCTCCTTCGCCCAGTTCGAGCGCGAGGTCACCGGCGAGCGCATCCGCGACAAGGTCGCCGCATCCCGCCGCAAGGGGATGTGGATGGGCGGCACGCCGCCGCTCGGCTACGACGTCCGCGACCGCAAGCTGGTGGTGAACGACGAGGAGGCGGAGCGGGTCCGCCTGATCTTCGAGCGCTACGGCGACCTCCGCTCGGTGAAACAACTGGTTGCCGACCTCCGTACGCGCGGCATCACCAGCAAGCGCTGGACCACCCAGGCCGGGGGAACGCGCGGCGGCGGCCCGTACGGCCGCGGCAACCTGTACAAGCTGCTGCGCAACCGCGTCTACCTCGGCGAGGCGGTGCACAAGGGCACCCCCTACCCCGGCGAGCACGCGGCGATCGTGCCGCAGGAGCTGTGGGAGCGGGTGCAGGCGATCCTGGAGACCAACCGGGTCGAGCGGGAGAACCGTCCCCGCGTTGCCGGTCGGCCGCTGCTGACCGGCCTGATCGTCGACGACCGCGGCAACATGATGAGCCCGTCGCATTGCCTCAAGAAGGGACGGCGCTACCGCTACTACACCAGCCAGGCGGTCCTGCAGCACCGTCCGGAGACGGCCGGCACGCTGACCCGGGTGTCGGCCCCGGCCATCGAACAGCTGGTGGAGGATCGGCTCTGCGCGCTCATGGCCGGTGCCGGGCGACGGGACTGGGAGCGGTTGACGGTGCAGGAGAAGGCCCGCCGGCTGGCCGTGCTGGTGCGGCGCATCGAGGTGGGCGCGGAGCGGGTCCGCATCACGCTGCCGCATGGCGACGGCGTCGATCCGGGGAATGCGCTGCGCCTGATGCAGAGGGGCGAGAGCCTGATCGAGGACGTGGATGAACGGATCCTGGAAATCCCCGCCCGCCTGAAGACGTGGGGCGGCCGGCGGGTGATCGTCGGTCCCGACGGCCAGGACCTGACCGCCCGGCCGCGTGTCGACGAGGCGCTGGTCAAGGCGCTGGCCCGGGCGCATCGCTGGTGCCGGCGACTCGCCTCGGGGCAGGTGGCGTCGGTGTCGGATCTGGCCACCGAGGCCGGCTGCACCAAGGCCTACATCCGCCAGATCCTGAGGCTGGCCTTTCTCGCCCCCGACCTCGTCGACGCCATCCTGCGCGGGGAGCAGCCGCGCCGCCTCACCCTGGCCACGATGCTGGAAACCGACATCCCGCTGGCCTGGAACGAGCAGCGCCGGCTCCTCGGCTTCCCTTCCCGCTGA
- a CDS encoding DUF2924 domain-containing protein: MAHRPTASMPGDLEAIIDALRTLSLDDLRLEWGRRLGRPAPACRSREILAGLIAWELQEKVHGGLTAETRRRLTRLAGTFERNPDHRPAPTLSLSPGTVLSREWRGVHHQVRVLEDGFEHQGERFTSLSPIARRITGTAWSGPKFFGLRLDRGKDRPA; this comes from the coding sequence ATGGCGCACCGTCCCACCGCCAGCATGCCCGGTGATCTCGAGGCGATCATCGACGCCCTCCGCACCTTGAGCCTCGACGACCTCCGTCTGGAGTGGGGGCGCCGGCTCGGACGCCCCGCTCCGGCGTGCCGGAGCCGGGAGATCCTCGCCGGGCTCATCGCCTGGGAGCTTCAGGAAAAGGTCCATGGCGGGCTCACCGCCGAGACGCGGCGGCGGCTGACGCGACTCGCCGGCACCTTCGAGCGCAACCCCGATCACCGCCCGGCTCCCACCCTGTCGCTCAGCCCCGGGACCGTGCTCAGCCGCGAGTGGCGCGGCGTCCATCATCAGGTCCGCGTGCTCGAGGACGGCTTCGAGCATCAGGGCGAGCGCTTCACCAGCCTCTCCCCCATCGCCCGGCGCATCACCGGCACCGCCTGGTCGGGGCCGAAGTTCTTCGGCCTGCGGCTGGACCGCGGCAAGGACCGGCCGGCATGA
- a CDS encoding DUF3489 domain-containing protein: MPVYLIHDDTVTAHTTSRGLPADALLIRSEEELAASGLSLPRLTALWNVLPGVLSKRFKTRASAVHGLWTGLQKLEPTPPPAEDSTPAISKQAQVIVLLRREQGASLDEIVAATGWQKHTVRGAISGALRKRLGLTIESTRTDAGRVYRIVDAG; this comes from the coding sequence ATGCCCGTCTACCTCATCCACGACGATACCGTTACTGCACATACGACCAGCCGTGGCCTTCCAGCCGATGCCCTGCTGATCCGCTCGGAAGAGGAGCTTGCCGCCAGTGGCCTCTCCCTGCCCCGCCTGACCGCTCTATGGAATGTCCTTCCCGGGGTGCTGTCCAAACGCTTCAAAACCCGGGCAAGTGCGGTCCACGGCCTCTGGACCGGCCTCCAGAAGCTGGAGCCCACACCACCCCCCGCTGAAGACAGCACCCCGGCCATCTCCAAGCAGGCGCAGGTGATCGTCCTGCTCCGCCGCGAACAAGGCGCCAGCCTCGACGAGATCGTTGCCGCCACCGGCTGGCAGAAGCACACCGTGCGTGGCGCCATCTCCGGCGCCCTCAGGAAGAGGCTCGGGCTCACGATCGAATCGACCCGGACCGACGCCGGCCGCGTGTATCGCATTGTCGATGCCGGTTGA